Proteins co-encoded in one Mobula birostris isolate sMobBir1 unplaced genomic scaffold, sMobBir1.hap1 scaffold_807, whole genome shotgun sequence genomic window:
- the LOC140193754 gene encoding uncharacterized protein, whose product MAHPRVHTRERPFTCSDCGKGFTWSSQLKVHQQVHTGERLFTCSDCGRGFTRSSDLLVHKSVHTGEWPFTCADCGQGFRSSSELKVHQRVHTGERPFTCSDCGKGFTQSSRLKVHQRVHTGERPFTCSDCGKGFTGSSQLKVHQRVHTGERPFTCSDCGKGFTQSSHLKVHQRIHTGESLFTCSDCGKGFTCSSQLKVHQRVHTGERPFTCLVCGKGFILSSYLLTHQSVHTGERPFTCSDCGKGFTKSSNLKDHQRVHTGERPFTCSDCGKRFIQSSKLKVHQRVHTGERPFTCSVCGKGFTQSSGLQAHQSVHTRVWPLTCSDCGKGFTLSSQLKVHQQVHNGDSPFTSSDCGNGFTQSSNLVIQYQVHTGRNFQ is encoded by the coding sequence atggctcacccgcgagttcacaccagggagcgaccattcacatgctcagactgtgggaagggattcacttggtcatctcaactgaaggtacatcagcaagttcacactggagagaggctgttcacttgctcagactgcgggaggggattcactcggtcatccgacctactggtacacaagtcagttcacactggggagtggccattcacctgcgcagactgtgggcagggattcagatcgtcatctgaactgaaggtacatcagcgagttcacactggagagaggccattcacctgctcagactgcgggaaaggattcactcagtcatctcgacttaaggtacatcagcgagttcacactggggagaggccattcacctgctcagactgtgggaaaggattcactgggtcatctcaactgaaggtacatcagcgagttcacactggagagaggccgttcacctgctcagactgcgggaagggattcactcagtcatctcatctgaaggtacatcagcgaattcacactggggagtcgctgttcacctgctcagactgtgggaagggattcacttgctcatcccaactgaaggtacatcagcgagttcacactggggaaaggccattcacctgcttagtgtgtgggaagggattcattctgtcatcttacctactgacacaccagtcagttcacactggagagaggccattcacctgctcagactgtgggaagggattcactaagtcatctaatctgaaggatcatcagagagttcacactggagagaggccgttcacctgctcagactgtgggaagagattcattcagtcatctaaactgaaggtacatcagagagttcacactggagagaggccgttcacctgctcagtttgcgggaaaggattcactcagtcatccgggctacaagcacaccagtcagttcacactaggGTGTGGCCATtaacctgctcagactgtgggaaaggattcactttgtcatctcaacttaaggtacatcagcaagtccaCAATGGGGACAGTCCGTTTACCTCctcagactgtgggaatggattcactcagtcatctaaccttgtaATACAATACCAGGTTCACACTGGGAGAaattttcaataa